In the Candidatus Palauibacter polyketidifaciens genome, one interval contains:
- the prmC gene encoding peptide chain release factor N(5)-glutamine methyltransferase produces the protein MTEPRPGGAGRRPAGPTRREIVQGVRRELELAGLEAPRVEAERLVAAALGLSRSELAVSGGERVDPAGAASVARAVSRRLEGQPLQHIEGTVDFRRVRLVSDGRALIPRPETEQLLDLVATWCRDRGAAVDALDIGVGSGAIAIALLDEGIADRVIGLDVSEDALELARENARRANVENLELRACPPDIWSALVPEERFDLIISNPPYVTTSEWTDLDPLVREHEPRVALDAGEDGLEVIRTVVAGAPGRLREGGALFLEIGMSQGSSVLRLLKAEAALSDSRIGTDLAGRPRFASARKTDSC, from the coding sequence GTGACGGAACCGCGCCCGGGTGGGGCCGGGCGCCGTCCGGCGGGTCCGACGCGCCGCGAGATCGTTCAGGGCGTGCGGCGCGAACTCGAGCTGGCCGGGCTGGAGGCCCCGCGGGTCGAAGCCGAGCGGCTCGTGGCCGCGGCGCTCGGCCTGTCTCGGAGCGAACTCGCCGTCTCCGGCGGAGAGCGGGTCGATCCGGCCGGCGCGGCGTCCGTGGCGCGCGCAGTCTCCCGCCGTCTGGAGGGTCAGCCGCTCCAGCACATCGAGGGCACGGTCGATTTCCGGCGCGTACGCCTCGTGTCGGACGGCCGCGCTCTCATCCCGCGCCCGGAGACCGAGCAGCTCCTCGACCTCGTCGCCACTTGGTGCCGCGACCGTGGCGCAGCCGTCGATGCGCTCGATATCGGCGTCGGATCGGGCGCCATCGCGATCGCGCTCCTGGACGAGGGGATCGCCGACCGCGTTATCGGACTCGACGTGTCCGAGGACGCACTCGAACTCGCCCGCGAGAACGCCCGCCGTGCAAACGTCGAGAACCTCGAACTGCGCGCCTGTCCTCCCGACATCTGGTCCGCCCTCGTCCCCGAAGAGCGCTTCGACCTCATCATCTCCAACCCGCCCTACGTCACGACCTCGGAATGGACCGACCTCGACCCCCTGGTCCGGGAACACGAGCCTCGCGTCGCACTGGACGCCGGGGAAGACGGACTGGAGGTCATTCGAACCGTTGTGGCCGGCGCCCCGGGCCGGCTCCGCGAAGGCGGCGCGCTCTTCCTCGAGATCGGGATGTCGCAGGGCTCCTCCGTCCTCCGGCTTCTGAAGGCCGAAGCCGCGCTTTCCGACAGTCGGATCGGGACCGACCTCGCCGGCCGCCCCCGCTTTGCAAGCGCGCGGAAGACCGACTCCTGCTAG
- the tmk gene encoding dTMP kinase yields the protein MKGCFLVFEGPEGAGKSLQIGRLAERLSASGVPHLVTREPGGTAAAEAIRSVLLDRPELRLDGIAELLLFSASRRVHVEEVIRPALERGEVVLCDRFELSTRVYQGWARGVAAQTIERVTRAATGGLLPDLYLVLDVPVKVGLGRQGQDQQDPGQLAFFGPAPDRIELEKRSFRERVREGYREFAAAEERIVVVDGSGTPDEVEGRVLGLLEERFPHRLRGANFPR from the coding sequence ATGAAGGGGTGCTTCCTCGTATTCGAGGGACCGGAGGGGGCGGGAAAGTCGCTCCAGATCGGCCGGCTGGCCGAACGGCTGTCCGCGTCCGGCGTGCCCCACCTGGTGACGCGGGAACCCGGAGGCACGGCGGCGGCGGAAGCGATTCGGAGCGTGCTCCTCGACCGGCCGGAACTGCGGCTCGACGGGATCGCCGAACTCCTGCTCTTTTCGGCGTCCCGCCGTGTCCACGTCGAGGAGGTGATCCGGCCCGCGCTGGAGCGCGGGGAGGTCGTCCTCTGTGACCGCTTCGAGCTTTCCACGCGGGTCTACCAGGGGTGGGCGCGCGGAGTCGCCGCGCAGACGATCGAACGGGTCACCCGCGCCGCGACGGGCGGTCTCCTTCCGGATCTCTACCTCGTGCTCGACGTACCGGTGAAGGTGGGATTGGGTCGCCAGGGGCAGGATCAGCAAGATCCTGGCCAACTGGCCTTCTTCGGGCCCGCTCCCGACCGAATCGAGCTCGAGAAACGATCGTTCCGCGAGCGCGTGCGTGAAGGGTACCGGGAGTTCGCGGCGGCGGAGGAGCGGATCGTGGTCGTCGACGGCTCGGGGACTCCGGATGAGGTGGAAGGCCGGGTTCTGGGGCTTCTGGAGGAGCGATTCCCGCACCGGCTCCGGGGGGCGAACTTTCCTCGTTGA
- a CDS encoding DinB family protein: MTRAALITLLDFHYWARDGTLDAVERIAPEDFRRDLGSSFGSIRDTLAHVVSAEWVWCSRWRGHFPTEHLPAADFETADDIRARWLEEEARVRRFVAELGPEDIHRVIDYRFFDGEPMRAVFWHMLQHVVNHATYHRGQVTTMLRQLGADPPRNPGLIGFYLEQS, translated from the coding sequence ATGACCCGGGCTGCGCTGATCACACTACTCGACTTCCACTACTGGGCCCGCGACGGGACGCTCGATGCCGTCGAGCGGATCGCGCCCGAAGATTTCCGCCGGGACCTGGGGAGCAGCTTCGGCTCCATCCGCGACACGCTCGCGCACGTCGTATCGGCCGAATGGGTCTGGTGCTCACGCTGGCGGGGACACTTCCCGACGGAGCACCTCCCCGCCGCCGACTTCGAGACGGCGGACGACATTCGCGCGCGCTGGCTGGAGGAAGAGGCGCGCGTCCGCCGATTCGTCGCGGAACTCGGCCCCGAAGACATCCACCGCGTGATCGACTACCGGTTCTTCGATGGCGAACCGATGCGTGCCGTGTTCTGGCACATGCTGCAGCACGTCGTCAACCACGCCACGTACCACCGCGGGCAGGTGACGACGATGCTCCGCCAGCTCGGCGCCGACCCGCCCCGAAATCCGGGCCTCATCGGCTTCTATCTCGAGCAGAGCTAG
- a CDS encoding S41 family peptidase, with protein sequence MRLERSWTTGVLVGAIALATGGWLINQGGAASGGDSRRLLEEIHRLISARFVDEVPPEDLYRMAIDGMLENLGDPYTTFLEPRDSEDLRLTTTGNYGGLGVRIDVKDDWITVVQVLPNSPALREGLEVGDRIIEVEGESAEGWSVDKAVDTLRGEKGAPVDITIARVGVDRPLAIRIVRDVIQVAQAQGFVLDGDIGYVTLRGFSREAKEELVATLDRLVDEGAGGLILDLRRNPGGLLPAGIDVTDLFLERGRSVVETRSRLDEQNYLFRASTEDRYADIPIVVVVDGLSASASEIVAGALQDHDRAVVVGTTTFGKGSVQTLYRLSGDNSMKVTTARWYTPAGRSITKDFDRASALRDLAASAVAISGEPIASRPEAEDREEFTTTGGRTVYGGGGITPDLIVYRDTLSTEEQELRRLATRSGAIPRNVVFRWAVEYSNEHDFNEGFSVTQGMRDEVWAALVDAGAEIERELFDQSRTYVDWLIADELAGAEFGEVPQLRSRAVRDAQIKVAMDLLMEADSPDALLTVAARVAEERGGDGAESGQSDGDHQ encoded by the coding sequence ATGAGACTGGAGCGATCCTGGACGACCGGAGTGCTGGTCGGCGCCATCGCCCTCGCGACCGGCGGCTGGCTGATAAATCAGGGCGGAGCCGCGAGCGGCGGGGATAGCCGTCGCCTGCTGGAAGAAATCCACCGCCTGATCTCCGCCCGTTTCGTCGACGAGGTCCCGCCGGAGGATCTGTATCGCATGGCGATCGACGGGATGCTTGAGAACCTGGGCGACCCGTACACGACCTTCCTGGAACCCCGGGATTCCGAGGATCTCCGTCTCACCACGACGGGCAACTACGGTGGACTCGGCGTCCGGATCGACGTGAAGGATGACTGGATCACGGTCGTTCAGGTGCTCCCGAACTCACCGGCCCTGCGCGAGGGACTCGAAGTCGGCGACCGCATCATCGAGGTCGAGGGCGAATCGGCCGAGGGCTGGTCGGTGGACAAGGCCGTGGACACGCTGCGGGGCGAGAAGGGGGCGCCGGTCGACATCACGATCGCGCGGGTAGGCGTGGACCGGCCGCTCGCGATCCGAATCGTGCGCGACGTCATTCAGGTGGCGCAGGCGCAGGGTTTCGTCCTGGACGGCGATATCGGCTACGTGACGCTGCGCGGGTTCAGCCGCGAGGCGAAGGAAGAGCTCGTCGCGACGCTGGACCGCCTCGTCGATGAAGGGGCGGGCGGATTGATCCTGGACCTGCGACGGAATCCCGGCGGCCTGCTGCCTGCGGGAATCGATGTCACGGATCTCTTCCTGGAGCGCGGCCGGTCCGTGGTGGAAACGCGTTCCCGGCTGGACGAGCAGAATTACCTGTTCCGCGCCTCCACCGAGGACCGCTACGCCGATATTCCCATCGTCGTCGTCGTGGATGGCCTGAGCGCGAGCGCTTCCGAGATCGTTGCCGGTGCTCTGCAGGACCACGACCGTGCGGTCGTCGTGGGCACGACGACGTTCGGCAAAGGTTCCGTGCAGACCCTGTATCGGCTCTCCGGGGACAACAGCATGAAGGTCACGACGGCCCGCTGGTACACTCCGGCGGGGCGCTCCATCACGAAGGATTTCGACCGGGCGAGCGCGCTTCGCGACCTGGCTGCGAGCGCCGTGGCGATTTCCGGCGAACCGATCGCATCGCGACCGGAGGCGGAAGACCGGGAGGAGTTCACGACGACGGGCGGCCGGACGGTGTACGGGGGCGGCGGGATCACGCCGGACCTGATCGTCTACCGCGACACGCTGTCCACCGAGGAGCAGGAACTGCGGCGCCTCGCGACGCGCTCGGGGGCGATCCCGCGGAACGTCGTCTTCCGGTGGGCGGTCGAGTATTCGAACGAGCACGATTTCAACGAGGGTTTCTCCGTCACGCAGGGGATGCGGGACGAAGTCTGGGCGGCGCTGGTCGACGCGGGAGCCGAGATCGAGAGGGAACTCTTCGACCAGTCCCGGACCTACGTCGACTGGCTCATCGCGGATGAGCTGGCGGGCGCGGAGTTCGGGGAGGTGCCGCAGCTCCGCAGCCGGGCCGTGCGTGACGCGCAGATCAAGGTCGCAATGGACCTTCTGATGGAGGCCGATTCGCCGGACGCGCTGCTCACCGTCGCGGCGCGTGTCGCTGAGGAGCGGGGTGGGGACGGCGCGGAGAGCGGGCAGTCCGACGGGGATCACCAGTAG
- the prfA gene encoding peptide chain release factor 1: protein MSDRDTLEDRLRDAAERQETLARRMAEPEVLSDMALLRDLAREHSALEPVVHAAKRHFKLLDDLRQAREVAAESDGELAEMAAAEVAELEAEREKAREELRRLLVPKDPLDDRPAVVEIRAGTGGDEAALFAADLYRMYTRFAAESGWDVELISTSAGTLGGLKEIVFVVRGSDAYGRLRYESGVHRVQRVPETESQGRLHTSAATVAVLPEAEEVDIEIDPADLKIDVFRSSGPGGQSVNTTDSAVRITHRPTGLVVSCQDEKSQHKNKARALKVLRSRLLDRLVAEQEAERARERRTQVGTGDRSMKIRTYNFPQNRVTDHRIHFTSHRLEAILAGDLGEVVEALRLAGTEERMAAAGA from the coding sequence ATGTCGGATCGGGACACGCTCGAGGATCGTCTGCGCGACGCCGCCGAGCGGCAGGAGACGCTGGCGCGCCGGATGGCGGAGCCCGAAGTGCTGTCGGATATGGCGCTCCTGCGGGACCTGGCGCGCGAACACTCGGCGCTGGAGCCGGTGGTGCACGCGGCGAAGCGCCACTTCAAGCTCCTCGACGACCTGCGCCAGGCGCGGGAAGTCGCGGCGGAATCCGACGGCGAGCTGGCCGAAATGGCCGCGGCCGAGGTCGCCGAGTTGGAGGCGGAGCGGGAGAAGGCGCGGGAAGAACTCCGCCGGCTCCTCGTTCCGAAGGACCCGCTCGACGACCGGCCCGCCGTGGTGGAGATCCGCGCCGGCACCGGGGGAGACGAAGCCGCGCTCTTCGCGGCGGACCTGTACCGGATGTACACGCGCTTCGCCGCGGAGTCCGGCTGGGACGTGGAACTCATCAGTACGAGCGCGGGCACGCTGGGCGGCCTCAAGGAGATCGTCTTCGTCGTGCGCGGATCCGATGCCTACGGCCGTCTGCGCTACGAGTCCGGCGTCCACCGCGTCCAGCGCGTGCCCGAAACCGAAAGCCAGGGCCGGCTACATACCTCCGCCGCGACGGTGGCCGTCCTCCCCGAAGCGGAGGAAGTGGACATCGAGATCGACCCGGCCGACCTCAAGATCGACGTGTTTCGCTCCTCGGGGCCCGGTGGACAGTCCGTGAACACCACCGACTCCGCCGTTCGGATCACGCACCGGCCGACCGGGCTCGTGGTGTCGTGCCAGGACGAGAAGTCGCAGCACAAGAACAAGGCGCGGGCGCTGAAGGTGCTTCGGAGCCGGTTGCTGGACCGGCTGGTCGCCGAGCAGGAGGCGGAGCGGGCCCGCGAGCGGCGCACGCAGGTGGGGACGGGTGACCGCTCGATGAAGATCCGCACCTACAACTTCCCGCAGAACCGCGTGACGGATCACCGAATCCACTTCACGAGCCACCGGCTGGAGGCCATCCTCGCCGGCGACCTGGGAGAGGTTGTGGAGGCGCTGCGACTGGCCGGGACGGAGGAGCGGATGGCGGCGGCGGGCGCGTGA
- a CDS encoding TIGR04282 family arsenosugar biosynthesis glycosyltransferase, translating into MCRRLLVFGRLPEPGHVKTRLQPVLTREESALLYEAFLDDAMKLAPDGIAVELWVPDRPGAMERLGSRYPAARIRLQPEGSLGDRLEIAFNRAFDEGADCAVAVGSDHPTLPLDFVVRAFDALAGSPVALGPSLDGGYYAVGLRGSAWPRARGLFAGAPWSTSGLCSWTRARAASLRLDCAELPSWYDVDRPADLARMTGDLIEGSATAGAWARLAPPTAAPEG; encoded by the coding sequence TTGTGTCGAAGACTCCTCGTCTTCGGCCGCCTGCCCGAGCCGGGCCACGTCAAGACGCGCCTCCAGCCCGTACTGACGAGGGAGGAGAGCGCCCTCCTGTACGAGGCGTTCCTCGACGACGCCATGAAGCTCGCGCCGGACGGGATCGCCGTGGAGTTGTGGGTGCCCGATCGTCCGGGAGCGATGGAGCGGCTGGGCTCGAGATATCCCGCGGCTCGAATCCGGCTGCAACCCGAAGGTTCGCTGGGTGATCGGCTTGAGATCGCGTTCAACCGCGCCTTCGACGAGGGGGCGGATTGCGCCGTTGCGGTCGGAAGCGACCATCCGACCCTCCCGCTCGACTTCGTCGTGCGGGCCTTCGACGCGCTGGCGGGCAGCCCGGTGGCCCTTGGCCCGAGCCTGGACGGCGGATACTACGCGGTCGGACTGCGCGGGTCGGCGTGGCCGCGGGCCCGCGGTCTCTTCGCCGGAGCGCCGTGGTCGACGTCCGGGCTGTGCTCCTGGACGCGCGCGCGCGCCGCGTCGCTGCGGCTCGATTGTGCAGAACTGCCGTCCTGGTACGATGTGGACCGTCCGGCGGACCTGGCCCGCATGACCGGCGACCTGATCGAAGGTAGCGCGACCGCCGGAGCCTGGGCCCGGCTCGCGCCGCCGACCGCGGCACCGGAGGGGTGA
- the rpmE gene encoding 50S ribosomal protein L31: protein MKAGIHPEYAPAKITCACGRETETASTVGEIHVEICSHCHPFFTGRQKLVDTAGRVERFIAKYGDRNTRSEEKDAVEKEEAAEEEAVAADA, encoded by the coding sequence ATGAAGGCAGGCATACATCCGGAGTACGCACCCGCGAAGATCACCTGTGCGTGCGGCCGGGAGACGGAGACCGCGTCGACGGTGGGCGAGATCCACGTCGAGATCTGTTCGCACTGCCACCCCTTCTTCACCGGGCGGCAGAAGCTCGTCGACACGGCGGGACGCGTGGAGCGGTTCATCGCCAAGTACGGCGATCGGAACACCCGCAGCGAGGAGAAGGACGCGGTGGAGAAGGAAGAGGCTGCGGAAGAGGAGGCAGTGGCAGCGGATGCCTGA
- a CDS encoding CDP-alcohol phosphatidyltransferase family protein — MKAARDLGERALRAVFEPAMAWLTRRRVHPNVISTLGFVITCSSGYFFHQHHVSTAGFLVLLGGVFDLFDGTVARRTGLASSFGAFYDSTLDRLSEIVVYLGLLSLYNDYRLELGDVGMIYWIVLALAGSLMISYTRARAEALGIACYVGLMQRPERVILIGFAALIFGETTMFGHQGLVLRVVIIVLAILTNLTAFQRIWWVYRNTRPDGEPPRESN, encoded by the coding sequence ATGAAGGCGGCTCGCGATCTGGGGGAACGCGCGCTGCGCGCGGTCTTCGAGCCGGCCATGGCGTGGCTCACGAGACGCCGTGTCCACCCCAACGTCATCAGCACGCTCGGTTTCGTCATCACCTGCAGTTCCGGCTACTTCTTTCATCAGCATCATGTGAGCACGGCCGGCTTCCTCGTCCTCCTCGGCGGCGTGTTCGACCTGTTCGATGGCACGGTCGCGCGCCGCACGGGACTCGCCTCGTCCTTCGGCGCCTTCTACGATTCGACGCTCGACCGGCTGTCCGAGATCGTCGTGTACCTGGGTCTCCTATCCCTGTACAACGACTACCGTCTCGAACTGGGCGACGTGGGGATGATCTACTGGATCGTGCTCGCGCTCGCCGGTTCGCTGATGATCAGCTACACCCGCGCCCGGGCCGAGGCGCTCGGCATCGCCTGCTACGTCGGGCTCATGCAGCGCCCGGAACGGGTCATCCTGATCGGCTTCGCCGCGCTCATCTTCGGCGAGACGACCATGTTCGGTCACCAGGGCCTCGTACTCAGGGTCGTGATCATCGTCCTCGCGATTCTCACCAACCTGACCGCCTTCCAGCGGATCTGGTGGGTGTACCGGAATACGCGGCCCGATGGCGAGCCGCCCCGGGAATCGAACTGA
- a CDS encoding inositol-3-phosphate synthase: protein MVESDRSPATIASAEGTLGVLLVGLGAVSTTFIAGVEAARRGRNRPIGSLTQMNTIRLGKRTENRTPFIRDFVPLAELDDLVFGAWDPIPDNAYESAKVCGVLRPEDIDPLADFMRGIEPMPAAFDRAYVKKLDGSNVKTGANKRELAEQLREDIRRFKAENGCDRLVMVWAASTEIFMRASPVHDSPASFERAMEENHPDIAPSMLYAWAALMEGVPFANGAPNLTCDIPALLALAAERGVAIAGKDFKTGQTLMKTILAPGLKARMLGLNGWFSTNILGNRDGEVLDDPESFKTKEESKLGALEYILQPDMYPDLYGEMYHKVRINYYPPRGDNKEGWDNLDIFGWMGYGMQIKIDFLCRDSILAAPIVLDLALFLDLAARSGLSGVQEWLSFYFKAPQTAPDLYPEHDIFIQHWKLKNTLRWLKGEEQITHLGVEYYD from the coding sequence ATCGTGGAATCGGATAGATCACCTGCAACCATTGCCTCCGCCGAAGGGACGCTCGGCGTTCTCCTCGTAGGGCTCGGAGCGGTCTCGACCACCTTCATCGCGGGCGTGGAGGCGGCGCGCCGGGGACGGAACCGACCCATCGGATCGCTCACGCAGATGAACACGATCCGGCTCGGGAAGCGGACGGAGAACCGCACCCCGTTCATCCGCGATTTCGTGCCGCTGGCGGAGCTGGACGATCTCGTCTTCGGCGCCTGGGATCCGATTCCCGACAACGCCTACGAGTCCGCCAAGGTGTGCGGCGTCCTCCGGCCGGAGGACATCGATCCGCTTGCGGACTTCATGCGGGGAATCGAACCGATGCCGGCCGCCTTCGACCGCGCCTACGTGAAGAAGCTCGACGGCTCGAACGTGAAGACGGGCGCGAACAAGCGGGAACTCGCCGAGCAGCTCCGCGAGGACATCCGCCGGTTCAAGGCGGAGAACGGCTGCGACCGCCTCGTGATGGTGTGGGCGGCTTCGACCGAGATCTTCATGAGGGCGAGCCCGGTGCACGACAGCCCGGCCTCCTTCGAGCGCGCGATGGAGGAGAACCACCCCGACATCGCGCCCTCGATGCTCTATGCGTGGGCCGCGCTCATGGAGGGGGTGCCGTTCGCGAACGGGGCGCCGAATCTGACCTGCGACATTCCCGCGCTTCTCGCGCTCGCCGCCGAACGGGGCGTCGCGATCGCAGGGAAGGACTTCAAGACCGGCCAGACGCTGATGAAGACGATCCTGGCTCCGGGTCTCAAGGCGCGCATGCTCGGTCTCAACGGCTGGTTCTCGACGAATATCCTCGGCAACCGGGACGGCGAGGTGCTCGACGACCCGGAGAGTTTCAAGACGAAGGAAGAATCGAAACTCGGGGCTCTCGAATATATCCTGCAGCCGGACATGTATCCGGACCTCTATGGAGAGATGTATCACAAGGTCCGCATCAACTACTATCCGCCGCGCGGCGATAACAAGGAAGGCTGGGATAATCTCGACATATTCGGCTGGATGGGGTACGGCATGCAGATCAAGATCGATTTTCTGTGCCGCGACTCCATTCTGGCGGCGCCCATCGTGCTCGACCTGGCGCTCTTTCTCGACCTCGCGGCGCGCTCCGGACTGTCGGGAGTCCAGGAATGGCTGTCCTTCTACTTCAAGGCGCCGCAGACGGCACCGGACCTGTATCCGGAACACGACATTTTCATCCAGCACTGGAAGCTCAAGAACACGTTGCGATGGCTGAAGGGGGAGGAGCAGATCACGCACCTCGGAGTGGAGTATTACGACTGA
- a CDS encoding YlbF family regulator, with translation MDERDRMLEKAQEVGRIISQLPEYAYLRAARREIDEDRDATELLNRLRDLQSTLVEAVGRGEQPSEEQEREFAELQEKVQTNTRYQALISSQANFEKLMERVDRAIGEGVRKGEESRIILPT, from the coding sequence ATGGACGAGCGAGACCGCATGCTGGAGAAGGCGCAGGAGGTGGGGCGCATCATCTCGCAGTTGCCCGAATACGCCTACCTGCGCGCGGCCCGACGCGAGATCGACGAGGATCGGGACGCGACGGAACTGCTCAACCGTCTGCGCGACCTGCAGAGCACGCTCGTGGAGGCGGTCGGCCGCGGCGAGCAGCCGAGCGAGGAGCAGGAACGGGAGTTCGCCGAACTGCAGGAGAAGGTCCAGACGAACACCCGCTACCAGGCGCTCATCTCCTCTCAGGCGAACTTCGAGAAGCTCATGGAGCGGGTGGATCGAGCGATCGGCGAGGGGGTCCGGAAGGGCGAGGAAAGCCGGATCATCCTCCCGACATGA
- a CDS encoding asparaginase encodes MEPIRVTLDRAGTRESSHLVYGIVHESGSPGSRHAFGDPRLTAFWRSSMKPLQILPVVRDGVLGRLGLGAEALALACASHHGTPRHLGVVQSVIDAVKLTPEMFACGPHRPFDDGAARGMDREGRLPGRIHNNCSGQHAALLALCVARGWPVAGYHEPEHPLQRTIRRELSAWLGEDCERLPWGTDGCGLPTPALSLRDMARVFAAFGASSEAAVRSVVTAMTTHPTLVSGPTALSANLMRASSGRILAKEGAEGVFCLASAEEGWGAAFKVLDGATRPLGPAVVHGLATLSLLAPAEIERLEGFAQPVVRNTCGEEVGVLSVQGHGG; translated from the coding sequence ATGGAACCGATCCGCGTCACGTTGGATCGGGCCGGAACGCGGGAATCGTCGCATCTCGTGTACGGCATCGTCCACGAATCCGGTTCGCCGGGTAGCCGCCACGCCTTCGGCGATCCTCGGCTGACGGCCTTCTGGCGTTCTTCGATGAAACCGCTCCAGATCCTTCCGGTCGTCCGGGACGGCGTGCTCGGACGCCTCGGGCTCGGGGCGGAGGCGCTTGCGCTGGCGTGCGCTTCCCATCACGGCACCCCGCGACACCTGGGGGTCGTGCAGTCGGTGATCGACGCGGTGAAGCTGACGCCGGAAATGTTCGCATGCGGACCGCATCGGCCGTTCGACGATGGGGCGGCCCGGGGGATGGATCGGGAAGGGCGCCTTCCGGGACGGATCCACAACAACTGTTCAGGTCAGCATGCGGCGCTGCTGGCGCTCTGTGTCGCTCGCGGCTGGCCCGTGGCGGGCTACCACGAACCGGAGCACCCTCTGCAGCGGACGATCCGCCGCGAACTCTCGGCGTGGCTGGGTGAAGACTGCGAGCGTCTGCCGTGGGGCACGGATGGCTGCGGCCTGCCGACCCCGGCCCTTTCTCTGCGGGATATGGCGCGGGTGTTCGCGGCGTTCGGTGCCTCGTCGGAGGCGGCCGTGCGATCGGTTGTGACCGCGATGACGACGCACCCGACATTGGTGTCGGGTCCCACGGCGCTCTCCGCGAACCTGATGCGGGCGAGTTCGGGCCGGATTCTCGCCAAGGAAGGGGCGGAAGGCGTTTTCTGCCTTGCGAGCGCCGAGGAAGGGTGGGGTGCGGCCTTCAAGGTGCTGGATGGGGCCACGCGGCCGCTGGGGCCGGCGGTCGTGCACGGGCTTGCCACGCTGTCGTTGCTCGCGCCCGCGGAGATCGAGCGGCTGGAGGGCTTCGCGCAGCCCGTAGTCCGGAACACGTGCGGGGAGGAGGTCGGCGTGCTGTCGGTGCAAGGTCATGGAGGCTGA